From the Pseudoalteromonas tunicata genome, one window contains:
- a CDS encoding REP-associated tyrosine transposase, translating into MYQNLRKYRQSIPDAYYAITLCTDNRTPWFNQFDNAHIAIKTMYENDHNNRTKTIAYVLMPDHLHWLIQLQNNEPLPLIVQRFKSLVTRKINLKYQQKHTIWQRYYYEHQIRSEQDLYHQARYIIANPLRAGIIDSVQNYPFWNCKYLP; encoded by the coding sequence ATGTATCAAAACCTGCGCAAATACAGACAATCAATACCTGACGCTTATTATGCCATCACCTTGTGCACCGATAACCGAACACCGTGGTTCAACCAATTTGACAATGCGCATATCGCCATCAAAACCATGTACGAAAACGATCACAACAATCGAACCAAAACAATTGCATATGTCTTAATGCCAGACCATTTACATTGGTTAATTCAATTACAAAACAATGAGCCATTGCCACTCATTGTCCAACGATTTAAATCCTTGGTTACACGAAAAATAAACCTAAAATACCAACAAAAACATACCATTTGGCAACGTTATTATTACGAGCATCAGATTCGAAGCGAACAAGATTTATATCATCAAGCCAGATACATCATTGCCAACCCGTTGCGAGCCGGGATCATCGATTCAGTGCAAAATTACCCTTTTTGGAATTGTAAATATTTGCCATAA
- a CDS encoding NAD-dependent epimerase has protein sequence MKYLVTGAAGFIGSFVAERLCEMGHQVIGLDNLNDYYDPALKLARLKRIEHFANFTFIKMDLADRDAIAALFARAQFDCVIHLAAQAGVRYSIDNPMAYIDSNLVGMATVLEGCRHNKVQHLVYASSSSVYGANTKVPFAESDQVDHPVSLYAATKKSNELMAHTYSHLYQLPTTGLRFFTVYGPWGRPDMAPFLFTDAIAHQRPIKVFNHGNMRRDFTYIDDIVEGVIRIQALIPAPNKVELNKELNEELSKGTTQQSRSPYYQLYNIGNNQPETLEHFISCIETALGKKAIKEYLPMQAGDVIQTYADVSSLESAIDFKPNTTLADGISQFVNWYTDFYKPSGF, from the coding sequence ATGAAGTATTTAGTCACGGGCGCAGCGGGATTTATTGGCAGTTTTGTCGCTGAGCGCTTATGTGAAATGGGACACCAAGTTATTGGGCTTGATAATTTAAATGATTATTACGATCCTGCCTTAAAGTTAGCGCGGTTAAAACGGATTGAACACTTTGCTAATTTTACCTTTATTAAAATGGACTTAGCCGACAGAGACGCCATTGCAGCGCTATTTGCTCGCGCACAATTTGACTGCGTTATTCATTTAGCCGCGCAAGCAGGGGTGCGTTATTCAATCGATAACCCAATGGCCTATATTGATTCAAACTTGGTTGGCATGGCAACGGTTCTCGAAGGATGCAGGCACAACAAAGTGCAGCACTTAGTGTATGCGTCATCAAGTTCTGTTTATGGCGCCAATACGAAAGTGCCTTTTGCCGAAAGCGACCAAGTCGACCACCCAGTCTCACTTTATGCCGCGACTAAAAAATCAAACGAGCTGATGGCCCATACTTATAGCCATTTGTATCAACTACCGACCACCGGATTACGTTTTTTTACTGTGTATGGCCCGTGGGGACGCCCCGATATGGCACCGTTTTTATTTACCGACGCCATTGCCCATCAGCGGCCAATAAAAGTATTTAACCATGGCAACATGCGCCGCGACTTTACCTATATAGACGATATAGTCGAAGGCGTGATTCGAATTCAAGCGCTTATTCCAGCGCCAAATAAAGTCGAACTAAACAAAGAGTTAAATGAAGAGCTAAGTAAAGGAACAACCCAGCAAAGTCGGTCACCTTATTACCAACTTTATAATATTGGTAATAACCAACCCGAAACGTTAGAGCACTTTATTAGCTGTATCGAAACCGCATTAGGTAAAAAAGCCATTAAAGAGTATTTACCAATGCAAGCGGGCGATGTAATACAAACTTATGCCGATGTCAGTTCCCTTGAAAGCGCAATTGATTTTAAACCCAATACCACACTTGCCGACGGCATTAGCCAATTTGTAAATTGGTATACTGATTTTTATAAACCCAGCGGATTTTAA